One window of the Mycobacterium xenopi genome contains the following:
- the rplO gene encoding 50S ribosomal protein L15 → MTIKLHDLRPAPGSKTKRTRVGRGDGSKGKTAGRGTKGTKARKKVAVTFEGGQMPIHMRLPKLKGFRNRFRTEYEIVNVGDINRLFPKGGAVGVDELVAKGAVRKNSPVKVLGEGKLTVKVDVTAHKFSGTAREKITAAGGSVTEL, encoded by the coding sequence ATGACGATCAAACTTCACGACCTGCGGCCTGCTCCGGGGTCGAAAACCAAACGGACTCGGGTCGGTCGCGGCGACGGCTCCAAAGGCAAGACAGCAGGCCGAGGCACCAAGGGCACCAAGGCCCGCAAGAAGGTTGCGGTCACCTTCGAGGGCGGCCAGATGCCGATCCATATGCGGTTACCCAAGTTGAAGGGCTTCCGCAACCGCTTCCGCACCGAATACGAGATCGTCAACGTCGGTGATATCAACCGGCTCTTCCCAAAGGGCGGTGCCGTCGGCGTCGACGAACTCGTGGCCAAAGGAGCCGTTCGCAAGAACTCGCCGGTGAAAGTGCTCGGCGAGGGCAAGTTAACCGTCAAGGTCGATGTGACCGCGCACAAATTCAGCGGCACCGCCCGTGAGAAGATCACGGCGGCTGGCGGTTCGGTCACCGAACTGTAG
- the rpmD gene encoding 50S ribosomal protein L30, whose amino-acid sequence MAQLKITQVRSAIGTRWKQRESLRTLGLRRIRHSVIRDDNPQTRGLIAVVRHLVEVQPVEVKGEGKKK is encoded by the coding sequence ATGGCTCAGCTGAAGATCACACAGGTGCGCAGTGCGATCGGCACCCGCTGGAAGCAGCGGGAAAGCTTGCGCACCTTGGGCTTACGGCGAATCCGCCATTCGGTGATCCGCGACGACAACCCCCAGACCCGAGGGCTGATCGCGGTGGTGCGCCACCTCGTCGAGGTGCAACCCGTCGAGGTGAAAGGCGAAGGTAAGAAGAAATGA
- the rpsE gene encoding 30S ribosomal protein S5 — MTEQPTSGGGAPDTGGVTRSEGRAEGRESRRSREGGRARERDGDKTNYLERVVAINRVSKVVKGGRRFSFTALVIVGDGNGMVGVGYGKAKEVPAAIAKGVEEARKNFFRVPLIGGTITHPVQGEAAAGVVLLRPASPGTGVIAGGAARAVLECAGVHDILAKSLGSDNAINVVHATVAALKLLQRPEEVAARRGLPIEDVAPSRMLKARRESEALASSAAREGTA, encoded by the coding sequence ATGACGGAGCAGCCGACTTCGGGGGGTGGCGCTCCGGACACCGGCGGCGTTACCCGCAGCGAAGGACGAGCCGAAGGACGCGAGAGCCGCAGGAGCCGCGAGGGCGGCCGGGCACGCGAGCGCGACGGCGACAAGACCAACTACCTGGAACGAGTCGTCGCCATCAACCGCGTTTCCAAAGTGGTCAAGGGCGGTCGGCGGTTCAGCTTCACCGCACTGGTCATCGTCGGTGACGGCAACGGCATGGTCGGCGTCGGCTACGGCAAGGCCAAAGAAGTCCCCGCCGCCATCGCCAAAGGCGTTGAAGAGGCGCGCAAAAACTTCTTCCGGGTGCCGCTCATCGGCGGCACCATCACCCATCCCGTGCAGGGTGAGGCTGCAGCCGGAGTGGTGCTGCTGCGCCCGGCCAGCCCCGGTACCGGTGTGATCGCCGGCGGCGCCGCCCGGGCGGTGCTGGAATGCGCCGGCGTGCACGACATTTTGGCCAAGTCACTAGGCAGCGACAACGCGATCAACGTGGTGCACGCCACGGTGGCCGCACTGAAGCTGCTGCAGCGCCCCGAGGAGGTGGCCGCTCGCCGCGGGCTGCCGATTGAAGACGTCGCGCCGTCCCGCATGCTCAAGGCGCGCCGCGAAAGCGAAGCGCTGGCGTCGAGCGCGGCACGTGAGGGAACGGCGTAG
- the rplR gene encoding 50S ribosomal protein L18, whose product MGQSVAAARRAARLRRHARLRKKISGTPERPRLVVHRSARHIHVQLVNDLNGTTLAAASSIEPDVRGVQGDKKARSVRVGQLIAERAKAAGIETVVFDRGGYKYGGRIAALADAARESGLKF is encoded by the coding sequence GTGGGGCAGAGCGTCGCTGCAGCCCGCCGAGCTGCCCGCCTGCGTCGGCACGCGCGGCTGCGCAAGAAGATTTCGGGCACCCCGGAACGCCCACGGCTGGTGGTGCACCGGTCGGCGCGCCATATTCACGTGCAGCTGGTCAACGACCTGAACGGCACCACCCTGGCGGCCGCCTCCTCGATCGAGCCCGACGTGCGCGGGGTGCAGGGTGACAAAAAGGCCCGCAGCGTCCGGGTCGGGCAGTTGATCGCCGAGCGGGCCAAGGCCGCGGGGATCGAAACCGTGGTATTCGACCGCGGCGGGTACAAATACGGTGGTCGGATCGCGGCGCTGGCCGACGCGGCGCGGGAAAGCGGATTGAAGTTCTAA
- the rplF gene encoding 50S ribosomal protein L6, with the protein MSRIGKQPIPVPAGVDVTIDGQNVSVKGPKGTLSLTVAEPITVSRNEDGAIVVSRPDDERRSRSLHGLSRTLVSNLVTGVTQGYTTKMEIFGVGYRVQLRGNNLEFALGYSHPVVVEAPEGITFAVESPTKFSISGIDKQKVGQISANIRRLRRPDPYKGKGVRYEGEQVRRKVGKTGK; encoded by the coding sequence ATGTCGCGTATTGGTAAGCAACCGATTCCGGTGCCCGCGGGCGTGGACGTGACGATCGACGGTCAAAACGTGTCGGTGAAAGGCCCGAAGGGCACACTGTCGTTAACCGTCGCGGAACCGATCACGGTGTCGCGCAACGAGGACGGCGCGATCGTGGTCAGCCGTCCCGACGACGAGCGACGCAGCCGCTCGCTGCACGGGCTGTCGCGCACCCTGGTGTCCAACTTGGTCACTGGTGTGACGCAGGGCTACACGACGAAGATGGAGATCTTCGGGGTGGGCTACCGCGTCCAACTACGCGGCAACAACCTGGAATTCGCGCTGGGCTATAGCCACCCCGTGGTGGTCGAGGCGCCCGAAGGCATCACGTTCGCCGTCGAATCGCCCACCAAATTCTCGATCTCGGGGATCGACAAGCAGAAGGTAGGCCAGATCTCGGCGAACATCCGCCGGCTGCGTCGCCCCGACCCCTACAAGGGCAAGGGTGTGCGCTATGAGGGCGAGCAGGTGCGCCGCAAGGTCGGAAAGACAGGTAAGTAG
- the rpsH gene encoding 30S ribosomal protein S8, which produces MTMTDPIADFLTRLRNANAAYHDEVRLPHSKIKANIAEILKNEGYIADYRVEDARVGKALVIQLKYGPNRERSLAGLRRVSKPGLRVYAKSTNLPRVLGGLGVAIISTSSGLLTDRQAARQGVGGEVLAYVW; this is translated from the coding sequence ATGACGATGACGGACCCAATCGCGGACTTTCTGACGCGTCTGCGCAACGCCAACGCGGCCTACCACGACGAGGTGAGGCTGCCCCACTCGAAGATCAAGGCCAACATCGCCGAGATCCTCAAAAACGAAGGCTACATTGCCGATTACCGCGTCGAAGACGCTCGCGTGGGCAAAGCGCTCGTCATTCAACTCAAGTACGGGCCAAACCGCGAACGCAGCCTCGCCGGTCTGCGCCGGGTGTCCAAGCCGGGATTGCGGGTCTACGCGAAATCCACCAACCTGCCGCGGGTGCTCGGCGGCCTGGGCGTGGCGATCATCTCGACGTCCTCGGGTCTGCTCACCGACCGGCAGGCGGCCAGACAGGGCGTGGGCGGCGAAGTCCTCGCGTACGTGTGGTGA
- a CDS encoding type Z 30S ribosomal protein S14, giving the protein MAKKALVNKAQRKPKFKVRAYTRCSKCGRPHAVYRKFGLCRICLREMAHAGELPGVQKSSW; this is encoded by the coding sequence ATGGCGAAGAAGGCACTGGTCAACAAGGCCCAGCGGAAACCGAAGTTCAAGGTGCGGGCCTACACCCGCTGCAGTAAGTGCGGCCGCCCGCACGCGGTCTACCGCAAGTTCGGGCTGTGCCGGATTTGCCTGCGCGAGATGGCGCACGCCGGCGAGCTGCCGGGCGTGCAGAAGAGCAGTTGGTGA